From the Solibacillus sp. FSL R5-0449 genome, one window contains:
- a CDS encoding dipeptide epimerase gives MQIKSIELFNIELPLIEPFIVSYGTYPNMPSIIVKMTSQCGLVGWGEAVPDEHVTGETLEGTYAVLKHTLAPAMIGENPMNFEKIHAKMDALIYSAPAAKAAIDIACFDLAGKKLGVPAYQLTGGRYYEKFPITHVLSIGTPEKMANEAAERVEMGYNSFKMKVGRDVASDVARIKAVRERVGNEIAIRVDVNQGWVNSSTTMQAVRELEKLNIDWLEQPVHADDIDGMVEIKSKTSIPVMIDEGLRGVREMREIIAKRAADKVNIKLMKCGGMYPAMKLAHMAEMAGIECQIGSMVESSVGSSAGFHVAFSNKVFTSVELTGPLKFSKDIGNLQYNVPFIQLNECAGLGVDVDESVLEDLTREHSVVQ, from the coding sequence ATGCAAATCAAATCAATTGAATTATTTAATATTGAGTTACCGTTAATTGAACCGTTTATCGTAAGTTACGGAACTTATCCGAACATGCCGTCCATTATTGTAAAGATGACATCACAATGCGGTTTAGTCGGCTGGGGGGAAGCGGTGCCGGATGAACATGTGACAGGTGAAACATTGGAAGGCACGTATGCTGTATTAAAACATACGCTGGCACCGGCAATGATTGGGGAAAACCCGATGAATTTTGAAAAGATCCATGCCAAAATGGACGCGCTTATCTACAGTGCTCCGGCTGCCAAAGCGGCAATCGATATCGCTTGCTTTGATCTGGCTGGGAAAAAACTTGGAGTGCCTGCCTACCAGTTAACAGGCGGACGTTACTATGAGAAGTTTCCGATTACACATGTGTTAAGCATCGGAACACCTGAAAAGATGGCAAATGAAGCGGCAGAACGTGTGGAAATGGGGTACAACTCATTCAAAATGAAAGTCGGACGCGATGTTGCGAGTGATGTTGCCCGCATCAAAGCAGTACGTGAACGTGTCGGGAATGAAATTGCGATTCGCGTTGATGTTAACCAAGGCTGGGTAAACAGTTCAACAACGATGCAAGCAGTTCGTGAGCTGGAGAAATTGAACATCGACTGGCTTGAACAGCCGGTACATGCAGATGATATTGATGGCATGGTTGAAATTAAATCGAAAACATCGATTCCTGTCATGATTGACGAAGGTTTACGCGGTGTACGTGAAATGCGCGAAATTATTGCGAAGCGTGCAGCGGACAAAGTGAATATTAAATTGATGAAGTGTGGAGGAATGTATCCCGCGATGAAGCTTGCCCATATGGCGGAAATGGCGGGAATTGAATGCCAAATCGGTTCAATGGTCGAATCATCGGTCGGTTCTTCTGCAGGTTTCCATGTTGCATTTTCGAACAAAGTATTTACGAGTGTAGAGTTAACCGGACCGTTAAAATTCTCGAAAGATATCGGAAACCTTCAATATAATGTTCCGTTTATTCAGTTGAATGAGTGTGCAGGGTTAGGTGTCGATGTGGACGAATCGGTTTTAGAGGATTTAACACGTGAACATAGTGTGGTGCAGTAA